The Alkalihalobacillus sp. TS-13 genomic interval GCTTCATGGAGAAAGAGCAATATAGGGTGCTGCGGTCACCAAGTTTGGTTTTTACGGCCAAAATCGAGGGTTTTACGGTCGACTATAGTACTTTTACGGCCAAAAACTCCATTTTATCGGCCAAACGACATTTTCCGACCTTATTTTCTGTACATCATTGAATAGATTAAAAATTCAAAAAGAGCTGACCACGTGTCAGCTCTCCCTTTTTATTAATAATCTGATTGTGAAGTTTCACCTTTAACGATGGCAATTCCTGAGCTTGCACCGATTCGTGTTGCTCCAGCATCGATCATTTCTTTTGCGGATTCTGGTCCTCTTACTCCACCGCTCGCTTTTACACCGATTTCTGGCCCTACGACCTTACGCATCAATGCCACGTCTTCCTGAGTTGCTCCACCTGTTGAAAAACCAGTAGATGTTTTTACGAAATCCGCTCCAGCTTTCACTGATAGTTCACAAGCCTGTTTCTTTTCCTCGTCCGTAAGAAGGCATGTTTCAATGATCACTTTCGTAAGAGCTTTCCCTTTCGCGGCATCTACAACTGCTTTGATATCTTTCTCTACTAATTCGTAGTTTTTGCTTTTAAGTGCACCGATGTTGATGACCATATCCACTTCTGTTGCTCCATTTTCAATCGCATTTTTCGTTTCGAACGCTTTTGTTTCAGGAGTAGATGCACCTAATGGAAAACCGATTACTGTACATACTTTTACGTCTGTATCTTTCAAGATTTGATATGCCGTTCCAATCCATGTTGGATTTACACAAACTGAAGCAAATGAATATTCTTTTGCTTCTTCAGCAAGTTTTACAATGTCTTCTTTTGTCAATTCCGGTTTTAATGCTGTGTGGTCGATCATTTTTGCAATGTTCATACTTGCATCTCCTCTTTTGTTGTCATTAAATTTTGCACTTTTAGTCAAGAGTATTGTCTTCACAAGCCTATCGTCATGGCCGAAAATACACTCGCTATCCGCTGGCGGTCCGCTAGCCTCCTCCGCTTGCTTTTCCCGCACCCGTATATATATATATTTCCACTCGCACTGGTTTTCTACAACATGTCTTACCTTTTAAATCTTGTTGTTCTTTAAGCTGACGCGGTTGTCTGCTCTGAATCCATGACTCTCACAAATTGTCCTTCGTTCACAGGGTATCCTGCTTTCGTAATCTTTACACGAACGAGTTTACCAATCATGTCTTCAGTTGCAGGAATACGGACTTTCATATAATTCGCGGTATAACCGATATACATATCCCCGTCTGGATGCTCTTTATCAAGTTCCTCAGGGATGATGTCAAGGACTTCTCCTTCGTATTGAGAGGCGTATTCCTTTGCTAATTGATTCGAAAGTTCAATCAACCGATGGACGCGTTCATTTTTCACATCCTCAGGAACTTGATCATCCATATTGGCTGCAGGTGTTCCTGTTCTTCGGCTGAACGGGAATACATGAAGTTCAGAAAACTTATGATCTTTAATAAAATTATAAGTTTCCATGAACTCGCCTTCTGTTTCTCCAGGGAAGCCGACGATCACATCTGATGTTATCGCAAGGCCTGGTAACGCTTTTTTTAATTTGTTCAATCGATCCGTAAACATTTCCATACTGTACTTTCTTCTCATACGTTTAAGTACCGTATCAGATCCAGATTGTAATGGTATGTGCAAATGAGGAACAACGATATCGGAACGATCCAATACGTCGATCACCTCATCGGTCACCTGGCTTGCCTCAATAGAAGAAATCCGTAAACGTTTCAATCCTTTGACCTGTTCATCGATATCCGATAAAAGCTGGGCGAAATTATAATCTTTCATGTCCTCGCCATAGCCAGCTGTATGGATTCCTGTAAGGACGATTTCTTGATAGCCTGCATCCACAAGCTGCTGTGCTTGTTCGATGACATGCTCTGGTTTTCTTGAACGTAAAAGCCCACGCGCCCAAGGAATGATACAGAAGGTACAGAAATTGTTGCAACCTTCTTGAATCTTTAATGAAGCACGTGTACGATCGGTGAATGCAGGTACCTCAAGCTCTTCATAGACCCGAGCTTTCATGATGTTGCCTACCCCATTGATCGGCTGACGTTCACGTTTATATTGTTCGATGTATTCGAGCATCTTCACTCTGTCTTGTGTACCGACGACGACGTCGACACCTGGAATCGCCATGACCTCGGCTGGTGAGGTCTGAGCATAACATCCTGTTACACAAATGACGGCATCGGGATTTTTACGGATGGCACGACGGATCACCTGACGACTTTTTTTATCCCCAGTATTCGTTACGGTACAAGTGTTGATTACATACACATCCGCACGCTTTTCGAAATCTGTACGCTCGTAATCTTGACTCTTGAACAGCTGCCAGATCGCTTCAGTTTCGTAATGATTTACTTTACATCCTAATGTATGAAACGCTACAGAAGGCATTTATGGTCACCTCAATAATTCTAATTGATAGGAAATAGCAGAGAGCACATATAATGAAGCAGTCTCGGTCCTCAGAATACGCGGTCCAAAACCACAGGCAATAAAGCCCGCATCCTGGAGATGTTGGACTTCATGTTCTGTCAAACCGCCTTCCGGCCCTATGACAATGATGATACTCTCATTTCCGATATCCGCTCTGCTAAGAAGCTTAGCCAATCGGGACGTCTCATTCTGTTTCGCCTGTTCTTCATATGCAACGATTTTCATCATATACGATTCACTTTGAGAAATCAATTCCTTGAAAGAAACCGGCTCGATACATTCAGGCATTTTGTTTCGTTGGGATTGTTCAGCTGCTTCTTTAATGATCCTTTGCAGTCGTTCTGTTTTCTTTTTAGACTTTTTCGAATCCCATTTCACAATCGACCTGTCGGCTTGAAAAGGAATGAATCGTTCAGCCCCAAGTTCGGTACCTTTCTGGACAATCATCTCTAGTTTATCATGCTTTGGCAGACCTTGCGCGATCGTTACAGAAATTGGCAGTTCTGTTTCGTTTCCAATCCACTCGGCTACCGAAAGTTCCACAGATGAATCTGTCAATTCAAGAATCGCACACCTTGCAACACGACCTTGATTGTCGCTACAAATCACATGATCGCCAGGAGTCATCCGCATAACTTTCGAGATATGCTTCGCATCTTCCCCTTTTATCGAAACCAACGTATCAGTCATCTGATCAGGTTGGACGAAGTACCTCTGCATTATTGTGTCCCCTCAATTTCTTTCTGTTTAGGTTTTCTTGCAATGAAGGCGACCCAGTCTTCCATCAGTAACGTTTCATCTATAAGGAATCCATGCTCAAGAAGTGCTCGTTTCACTTCATCCTTTTTTCCTTTAATGATCCCTGAAACAATGAACTTCCCATCAGGTTTAAGTAATTTGAAAGCATCCTCATCAAAACGGAGGATGATTTCCGCTAATATGTTCGCTACGATCAAGTCGTATTCACCGCTGACGTTGTCCAAGAGGTTGTTTTGACGTACTGTGATCTGATCCTGGGATTTATTTAGCTTGATGTTCAATCGAGCACTTTTCACTGCTATTTCATCCAAGTCCAATGCAGTTACATGCTTTGCTCCGAGTTTCGCTGCAGCAATACTTAGAACGCCTGATCCTGTTCCCACATCAATCACTTCATCTTCAGGTTTCAGCGTTTTCTCGATTGCTTGGATACACATGACGGTCGTAGGGTGAGTCCCTGTACCAAAAGCCATTCCTGGATCAAGTTCTACAATTAGTTCATCCGTACTCACTTTTTCATACTCTTCCCATGTTGGTATGATCGTGATTCGTTCAGAAATTTTCACAGGCTTATAATACTTTTTCCAAGCTGTCGCCCATTCTTCCTCATGGACTTCACTAATCGTGATTTTATTGTGGCCAAGATCGATGTTATGAAGCAGCAGTCCATTGATGGCTTCCTTTATCTCTTCGACAGTCTCACCTAAAAAGCTGTTAACTGGCAAATAAGCTTTTACGACCACACCTTCATCAGGGTAATCGTCCGGATTCAGCTGGTAGATCTCTCCCATTGAGGTATCCCACACTTTCACCAAGTCTTGCGGGTCTTCAATTACAACTCCACTAGCTCCAGATTCGTGCAGGATATTAGAAATCGGTTCAATTGCTTCCTGTGTTGTAAGAATGCTGATTTCAGACCATTTCATGAGATCTACCATCTTCCTTTCATTTTTCATTCTCAGGATCGTCCGGTTACATTATTTCAGTTGTTATTCGCCTTTAAAAGCTCTTTTTACTTTACTGAACAAATTGTCATGCTGTTCATCTACTGTTTCACCACTGATATCAGCAAACTCACGAAGAAGTTGTTTTTGCCGTTCGTTCAGATTCTTCGGTGTAACTACTTTCACCTTGACATGCTGGTCTCCTTGACCGTACCCGCGAACGTTCTGAACACCTTTTCCGCGAAGACGGAAGCTCGTTCCTGATTGCGTCCCCGCTGGAATCTTGAGCTTAACTTTCCCATGTAGTGTCGGAACTTCAATCTCATCCCCTAGTGTTACTTGAGAAAATGTAAGCGGCATATCGATGAATATATCATCTCCATCACGCTTATAAAGCTCATGCGGAGATACACGCACTACCACATATAGATCTCCAGGAGGTCCGCCATTCTCCCCAGCTTCCCCTTTTCCAGCTACACGGATCTGTTGACCGTGATCGATACCAGCTGGAATTTTCACATGGATTTTCTTTTGCTTGCGCACTTTGCCTTTTCCACCACAAGTTTGACACTTATCTTTGATGAATTTGCCAGTTCCGTTACAGTGGTGGCACACCCTGCGGTTTACAACACGGCCGAATGGTGTATTCTGTTCAACATTCAACTGACCGCTGCCGCCGCAATGAGAACATGTTTCTGGTTTTGTTCCAGGTTTCGCTCCAGATCCGAAGCATGTATCACATTCTTCTTCCTTAGGGATTTGAATATCTGTCTCTTTACCGAAAACAGCTTCTTCGAATTTAAGAGTCATCGTATATTGCAAATCTGCCCCTTGACGCGGAGCATTCGGATTTCTACGTCCGCCACCGCCGCCAAAGAACATATCGAAAATATCACCGAAACCTCCAAAGTCTGCTCCACCAGCACCAAATCCCTGGTTAGGATCTGAGTGTCCGAACTGATCATAGTGGGCTTTCTTCTGAGAATCACTCAGGACATCATAGGCTTCCTTGACTTCCTTGAATTTCTCCTCAGCATCCGATTCTTTATTGACATCCGGATGAAATTTTCTAGCGAGTTTTCGATAAGCTTTTTTTATTTCATCAGTCGAAGCGTTCTTGTCAACGCCTAGGACTTCATAGTAATCACGCTTACTCAACACTCTCACTCCCGGTTCTTTTACATAACGATTATCATATCATTATAGTCTACAATTCTGCAACATGTTGCCATTAAATTGTCCCAGCATAGAAAAAGTCAAAGCCTTGAAGACTGACTTTGACTTTTCCTTATTGTGGTTACTTCTTCTCGTTATCGTCGTTTACTTCCTCATAATCAGCATCCACTACATCATCTTGTGCGTTTTGATTTTCTCCGCCTTCTTGTGCAGCTTGAGCCTGTTGAGCAGCTTGTTCGTAAAGTTTTGTTGAGAGCTCTTGAACAACCTGTTGCAATTCGTCTTTTGCTGTACGGATCTCTTCAAGGTCGTCTCCTTCTAGAGCCTTTTTCACTTTATCTTTCGCTTCATTTGCTTTTGTGACTTCAGCTTCATCAACGTTACCTTCAAGATCTTTCAAAGTCTTTTCAGTTGTGAACACCAGCTGATCTGCTTCGTTGCGAAGATCAACCTCTTCACGACGCTTCTTATCCGCTTCTGCATTTTCTTCAGCGTCTTTAACCATCTTTTCAATCTCTTCCTCAGAAAGTCCTGAAGACGAAGTGATCGTGATGGATTGTTCTTTGTTTGTTCCAAGATCCTTCGCTTTAACATTTACGATACCGTTCGCATCAATATCGAATGAGACTTCGATTTGCGGTACCCCACGTGGTGCTGGTGGGATGTCAGTCAATTGGAAACGTCCCAATGTCTTGTTGTCTGCAGCCATTTCACGCTCCCCTTGGAGGACGTGGATATCAACAGACGGTTGATTATCAGCTGCTGTTGAGAACACCTGAGACTTACTCGTAGGAATTGTCGTGTTACGTTCAATAAGCTTCGTGTTCACGCCACCCATTGTTTCGATTCCTAGTGAAAGTGGTGTTACGTCTAATAAGACAACATCCTTGACGTCACCTGTAAGAACGCCTGCTTGGATCGCTGCGCCAAGTGCTACAACTTCATCCGGGTTGACACCCTTGTGTGGGTCTTTTCCTGTGATTTTCTTGATCGCTTCTTGAACGGCAGGGATACGTGTTGATCCACCAACAAGTACGACTTTGTCGATCTCAGATGGTGTAAGCCCTGCATCTTTAATCGCCTGGCGAGTCGGTCCCATGGTACGTTCAACTAGTTCAGAAGTCATTTCGTCGAACTTGGCACGTGATAAGTTCACTTCCAAGTGTTTTGGACCAGATGAATCAGCAGTGATGAATGGTAACGAAATTTGAGTCTGCGTTACACCAGAAAGGTCCTTCTTAGCTTTCTCTGCAGCATCCTTCAAACGTTGAAGAGCCATTTTATCCTGAGAAAGATCAATTCCATTCTCTTTTTTGAATTCGCTCACGAGATAGTCGATGATCGCTTGGTCAAAATCATCTCCACCAAGTTCGTTATCGCCAGATGTTGCTTTAACTTCGAAGAACCCGTCTCCTAGTTCAAGCAAGGACACGTCGAATGTTCCTCCACCTAGGTCATATACAAGAATTGTTTGATCATCTTCTTTTTCAAGACCATATGCTAGTGCAGCTGCTGTAGGTTCGTTGATGATACGTTCAACTTCCAAACCTGCTACTTTCCCAGCGTCTTTAGTTGCCTGGCGCTGAGAATCATTGAAGTAAGCCGGCACTGTAATGACAGCATTTGTAACTTTTTCACCAAGGTATGCCTCTGCGTCAGCTTTGAGCTTTTGAAGGATGATTGCTGAGACTTCCTGGGGTGTGTATTCTTTTCCTTCAGCTTCTACTTTATATTCAGTACCCATATGACGCTTGATAGAAATAATCGTATTCGGATTGGTAACAGCTTGACGTTTTGCAACTTCTCCGACTAGACGCTCTCCATCTTTGAATGCGACGACAGATGGTGTCGTGCGGTTTCCTTCTGGGTTCGGGATAACTGTTGCTTCCCCGCCCTCCATTACGGCAACACAAGAGTTTGTTGTACCTAAGTCAATACCAATTACTTTACTCATGACAATTCCTCCTATATTTAATATGTAGCGTGTTCATTCTGAAAGTGTAATTTGTTCACTTAGCGGAATACACACTCTTTCCGTAGGCAATACAAAAACTTCCTCACTTGCCCATGGATGTGTGTGATACTGTGAGGTTTTGTACCTGACTCGCTTTCCGGCAGGAGTGTCGTTAACTTCAACACTGCCAATAATAACTATTACTTAAAAAGAGTTAATTACTTTGAATTCACTTTCACCATTGCAGGACGTACAACACGGTCTTTCAATTTGTAGCCCTTCTGAAGGACCTCTACGATCGTATTGTCTTCGTAATCATTTTCCTGCACTTGCATGACAGCTTGGTGCTGATGAGGATCAAACACCTCTCCTGCTCCAGGCACTTCCTCAACACCTTCATTCTTTAATACCTCAATCAACTGATTATAAACCATCTTCATTCCTTGATGTAAAGAATCAGCTTGTTCAACATCAGTTTGTATATTCAAGGCACGTTCGAAGTTATCGATGACTGGAAGCAGCCCTTCTACAATTCCTTGTGCTCTATATTTCGCTGCCGCTTCTTTTTCTTCCCGCGTACGGCGGCGGAAATTATCATAGTCAGCTTGCACCCGGACCATACGATTTTTTATTTCTTCGAGTTCTTTTTCCAATTCAGTCACTCGGTTAGCTTCTTCAGTTTCAAGCTCAATCGTGTTATCGGCAGATTCCTCTACCGTTTCTTCATCTCGATTTTCCTCTTTCGATTCTTCGATAGATTCTTCATTTTCTTGAACACCTTGCTGTTTGTTTTCTTCCACTACACTCACCTCCCTGTACTGATCAATGACTCTATCATCAATCTTAATTCCGTTAAAAAACATACTGAAGAATGGGAGATAAAGAGTTCTCCCACCCTTTAAATGTTTTGAATAAGTTTTCGTCCTTATAAAGGTATTACCACAATCAGTTTGAATAATACCGTTGCGTAAGTACTCTCGTCAAATCTTTTGAAAGCAGATCAAGCAATCCGATCACCCGCGGGTATTCCATTCGGGTCGGTCCCAGGATGGCAAGTGTCCCCATATGCTGACCCCCTATAGAATAACTTGCCGTGATCAGGCTGCAATTCTTCATTTCCTGTATGGTGTTTTCAGCTCCGATTTTGACATTGATCTTATCAGTATTTCCTTGATGTAGAAGCTGATGGATCAAATCTTGCTTCTCGATCGCATTATATAGAGCTTTCACTTTTTCAACATCTTGGAATTCAGGCTGATTGAGAATGTTCGTTTTACCGCCATAATAGATTTTATCGGATTTCTCGTTTTTGAACAGCTGGGCCAGAAAATCAAGTGTTTTCTCATAATTATGAAGATGTGTTTTCAATAAACCTTGAACTTCCTGTTGCAACTTCATCTTCAGATGTGAAAACGGGACGCCCTTCAATCGTTCATTTAAAATGTTGACCGTCCGCTCAAGATCAGATGCATCCATTACATCCGGTAATTCGACCGTATATTTTTCTACGTGGCCAGTATCGGTAATCAATACAAATATCGCAGTACCTTTAGAAATAGGGACGATCTGCAAATGCTTCAGCTTCGTTTCATATACTTCAGGTCCTAAGATGATGGATGTATAATTGGTGATTTCAGAGAGTAGATTCGCTGAATGTTCGATCAACATTTCTAGTTCCAGCATTTTTTCATGGAACAAAGAGTGGATCCGCTTCATATCCTTGTTTCGCATTTCTACAGGTGACAACAGGTTATCCACATAAAAACGGTACCCTTTTTCAGAAGGTATCCGCCCTGAAGAACTGTGTGTCTTCTCGATGAAACCCATATCTTCAAGATCCGCAAGCTCATTTCGAATCGTTGCAGAACTGAACGTGATGTCCTGCCGCTTAGAGATACTCCTTGATCCGAGAGGCTCAGCATTCTGTATATATTCATCAATAAGTATCTGGAGAATTAACAGCTGACGATCCGTTAACATCGAGTCTCATCCCCTTTGTTAGCACTCGTTCTGTTTGAGTGCTAATTCTAATTTATAAATTACCAAATGAGAAAATACTTTGTCAATATTTATATTACACCAACGAATTCTTGAAAAACTTCATTGCCGAGAAAAAGTCCTCTGTTCGTGAGACGAATACTTTTTCTATCATTGATTAGGAGCCCATCTGCAGTCAATTTATCAATCTGTTCAGAAAAAACTTCCTCAATTTCAAGGTTATATTTTTCATAAAAGCGAGCTTTATTGACCCCATCCATCTTACGGAGTCCAAGAAAAACCTCTTCTTCCATACGATCTTTTATTTCTAGTCTAGTCACGATTCTTTGGGGTAATACCCCTTCATTGATTTTACGTATATAATGCGGGAGCGGTTTGACATTTTCGTAGCGGATATCACTCACATACCCATGAGCCCCTGCACCGATGCCGTAGTAGTGTTCGTTCTTCCAATACATCTGGTTATGCCTGCTTTCATATCCCGATTTTGCAAAATTGCTGATTTCATATTGGGCGAAACCGTTTTGTTTCAATGTATCGATCAGGTATTCGAACATATCCGATTCTTGTTCTTCCCCAGGGAGTGACAGCTGTCCCTTCTTATCGCGGATTCCAAAAACCGTTTGTTTTTCTACTTGAAGGGAATAAGCAGAAACATGCGGCACATTCAATTGAAGTGCAAGACTTACAGATTCTTTGAACATTTCAAGTGTCTGGCCTGGTAATCCGAACATCAAA includes:
- the deoC gene encoding deoxyribose-phosphate aldolase, whose product is MNIAKMIDHTALKPELTKEDIVKLAEEAKEYSFASVCVNPTWIGTAYQILKDTDVKVCTVIGFPLGASTPETKAFETKNAIENGATEVDMVINIGALKSKNYELVEKDIKAVVDAAKGKALTKVIIETCLLTDEEKKQACELSVKAGADFVKTSTGFSTGGATQEDVALMRKVVGPEIGVKASGGVRGPESAKEMIDAGATRIGASSGIAIVKGETSQSDY
- the mtaB gene encoding tRNA (N(6)-L-threonylcarbamoyladenosine(37)-C(2))-methylthiotransferase MtaB; the protein is MPSVAFHTLGCKVNHYETEAIWQLFKSQDYERTDFEKRADVYVINTCTVTNTGDKKSRQVIRRAIRKNPDAVICVTGCYAQTSPAEVMAIPGVDVVVGTQDRVKMLEYIEQYKRERQPINGVGNIMKARVYEELEVPAFTDRTRASLKIQEGCNNFCTFCIIPWARGLLRSRKPEHVIEQAQQLVDAGYQEIVLTGIHTAGYGEDMKDYNFAQLLSDIDEQVKGLKRLRISSIEASQVTDEVIDVLDRSDIVVPHLHIPLQSGSDTVLKRMRRKYSMEMFTDRLNKLKKALPGLAITSDVIVGFPGETEGEFMETYNFIKDHKFSELHVFPFSRRTGTPAANMDDQVPEDVKNERVHRLIELSNQLAKEYASQYEGEVLDIIPEELDKEHPDGDMYIGYTANYMKVRIPATEDMIGKLVRVKITKAGYPVNEGQFVRVMDSEQTTASA
- a CDS encoding 16S rRNA (uracil(1498)-N(3))-methyltransferase, producing MQRYFVQPDQMTDTLVSIKGEDAKHISKVMRMTPGDHVICSDNQGRVARCAILELTDSSVELSVAEWIGNETELPISVTIAQGLPKHDKLEMIVQKGTELGAERFIPFQADRSIVKWDSKKSKKKTERLQRIIKEAAEQSQRNKMPECIEPVSFKELISQSESYMMKIVAYEEQAKQNETSRLAKLLSRADIGNESIIIVIGPEGGLTEHEVQHLQDAGFIACGFGPRILRTETASLYVLSAISYQLELLR
- the prmA gene encoding 50S ribosomal protein L11 methyltransferase; translation: MKWSEISILTTQEAIEPISNILHESGASGVVIEDPQDLVKVWDTSMGEIYQLNPDDYPDEGVVVKAYLPVNSFLGETVEEIKEAINGLLLHNIDLGHNKITISEVHEEEWATAWKKYYKPVKISERITIIPTWEEYEKVSTDELIVELDPGMAFGTGTHPTTVMCIQAIEKTLKPEDEVIDVGTGSGVLSIAAAKLGAKHVTALDLDEIAVKSARLNIKLNKSQDQITVRQNNLLDNVSGEYDLIVANILAEIILRFDEDAFKLLKPDGKFIVSGIIKGKKDEVKRALLEHGFLIDETLLMEDWVAFIARKPKQKEIEGTQ
- the dnaJ gene encoding molecular chaperone DnaJ; this encodes MSKRDYYEVLGVDKNASTDEIKKAYRKLARKFHPDVNKESDAEEKFKEVKEAYDVLSDSQKKAHYDQFGHSDPNQGFGAGGADFGGFGDIFDMFFGGGGGRRNPNAPRQGADLQYTMTLKFEEAVFGKETDIQIPKEEECDTCFGSGAKPGTKPETCSHCGGSGQLNVEQNTPFGRVVNRRVCHHCNGTGKFIKDKCQTCGGKGKVRKQKKIHVKIPAGIDHGQQIRVAGKGEAGENGGPPGDLYVVVRVSPHELYKRDGDDIFIDMPLTFSQVTLGDEIEVPTLHGKVKLKIPAGTQSGTSFRLRGKGVQNVRGYGQGDQHVKVKVVTPKNLNERQKQLLREFADISGETVDEQHDNLFSKVKRAFKGE
- the dnaK gene encoding molecular chaperone DnaK, whose translation is MSKVIGIDLGTTNSCVAVMEGGEATVIPNPEGNRTTPSVVAFKDGERLVGEVAKRQAVTNPNTIISIKRHMGTEYKVEAEGKEYTPQEVSAIILQKLKADAEAYLGEKVTNAVITVPAYFNDSQRQATKDAGKVAGLEVERIINEPTAAALAYGLEKEDDQTILVYDLGGGTFDVSLLELGDGFFEVKATSGDNELGGDDFDQAIIDYLVSEFKKENGIDLSQDKMALQRLKDAAEKAKKDLSGVTQTQISLPFITADSSGPKHLEVNLSRAKFDEMTSELVERTMGPTRQAIKDAGLTPSEIDKVVLVGGSTRIPAVQEAIKKITGKDPHKGVNPDEVVALGAAIQAGVLTGDVKDVVLLDVTPLSLGIETMGGVNTKLIERNTTIPTSKSQVFSTAADNQPSVDIHVLQGEREMAADNKTLGRFQLTDIPPAPRGVPQIEVSFDIDANGIVNVKAKDLGTNKEQSITITSSSGLSEEEIEKMVKDAEENAEADKKRREEVDLRNEADQLVFTTEKTLKDLEGNVDEAEVTKANEAKDKVKKALEGDDLEEIRTAKDELQQVVQELSTKLYEQAAQQAQAAQEGGENQNAQDDVVDADYEEVNDDNEKK
- the grpE gene encoding nucleotide exchange factor GrpE — its product is MFFNGIKIDDRVIDQYREVSVVEENKQQGVQENEESIEESKEENRDEETVEESADNTIELETEEANRVTELEKELEEIKNRMVRVQADYDNFRRRTREEKEAAAKYRAQGIVEGLLPVIDNFERALNIQTDVEQADSLHQGMKMVYNQLIEVLKNEGVEEVPGAGEVFDPHQHQAVMQVQENDYEDNTIVEVLQKGYKLKDRVVRPAMVKVNSK
- the hrcA gene encoding heat-inducible transcriptional repressor HrcA → MLTDRQLLILQILIDEYIQNAEPLGSRSISKRQDITFSSATIRNELADLEDMGFIEKTHSSSGRIPSEKGYRFYVDNLLSPVEMRNKDMKRIHSLFHEKMLELEMLIEHSANLLSEITNYTSIILGPEVYETKLKHLQIVPISKGTAIFVLITDTGHVEKYTVELPDVMDASDLERTVNILNERLKGVPFSHLKMKLQQEVQGLLKTHLHNYEKTLDFLAQLFKNEKSDKIYYGGKTNILNQPEFQDVEKVKALYNAIEKQDLIHQLLHQGNTDKINVKIGAENTIQEMKNCSLITASYSIGGQHMGTLAILGPTRMEYPRVIGLLDLLSKDLTRVLTQRYYSN
- the hemW gene encoding radical SAM family heme chaperone HemW; the encoded protein is MVKAAYVHIPFCEQICHYCDFNKFLIEGQPVDDYLDAMEREIEKMLKVYPAETIETIYIGGGTPTALDDVQLKRMLDIININLKPGVDTEFTVEANPSVTERQKLKILKEAGVNRLSIGVQAFQDTLLSALNRNHRRNDVARMINEAQTIGFENISIDLMFGLPGQTLEMFKESVSLALQLNVPHVSAYSLQVEKQTVFGIRDKKGQLSLPGEEQESDMFEYLIDTLKQNGFAQYEISNFAKSGYESRHNQMYWKNEHYYGIGAGAHGYVSDIRYENVKPLPHYIRKINEGVLPQRIVTRLEIKDRMEEEVFLGLRKMDGVNKARFYEKYNLEIEEVFSEQIDKLTADGLLINDRKSIRLTNRGLFLGNEVFQEFVGVI